A part of Euzebya rosea genomic DNA contains:
- a CDS encoding diguanylate cyclase domain-containing protein, whose amino-acid sequence MTAPPRLHPAATFLLVAAGTGVLQGLAIAPVGAGTPMWTPVGAVAFAAVLCRRPTFVSAALLGVVATVPILDARRLFAALGSLAFCAGLAAVWNRRARSTRPEFDLTFLVMASTTVVATVSGAITAALPLPDAISGDWMTDAVGAGMSLATTLLIIAPMALPAPTGRHSWWPTVTASVILAAAAGAAMTTLPAVRILGLVAAPVLASRTRPWQNSLVLGLGLTGATALAAMPGNEITATTAQTRVVAVALAVCLIQVVAYRLERERERAARTEATHRTILDSLAEALLVLDGAGRVLRINPAAGRLFAIDPDATMGTANSFEGYAFTDRDGRPIAAEDLPAARALGGHQVDGQLLCMERPDGTLRWISASTRLLPGCEAPEDPAVVMTVTDVTTRHEAEMASRAETTQLRHRALHDGLTGLPNRTMLMDRLGEAQRTALRRGAGTGLIVVDLDGFKGVNDHLGHAVGDEVLVQVALRLRSTLRSSDTAARLGGDEFVVLCEDLHPGMADLEVRHIAQRLQELLNQVYVTTSGPAEIGASVGWAIAGPGETLDLDLVVKADEAMLADKRERKGAPEEQRPEELARSVTVPTAGEALTVYIVDDDPAMRLLAGRILESSGTDLIVIGEAADGETAIREIDELAPDLVLCDVMMPVVSGPDVVVAVRRHLPDQRFIFWSATSAPELERFEAELQVPFVLKDRIEELPAALLRAAGRGPSGARGVIPQPETTVPSR is encoded by the coding sequence ATGACCGCACCCCCACGCCTCCATCCCGCAGCGACCTTCCTCCTGGTCGCCGCGGGTACCGGTGTGCTCCAGGGGCTGGCGATCGCGCCGGTGGGGGCCGGAACGCCCATGTGGACCCCCGTGGGTGCGGTGGCGTTCGCGGCAGTCCTCTGCCGGCGACCCACGTTCGTGAGCGCGGCACTCCTCGGGGTCGTGGCGACGGTCCCGATCCTCGACGCGCGTCGACTGTTCGCGGCCCTGGGTTCGCTGGCGTTCTGCGCTGGACTGGCAGCCGTGTGGAATCGCCGGGCGCGATCCACCCGCCCCGAGTTCGACCTGACGTTCCTGGTGATGGCCTCCACCACGGTCGTCGCCACGGTTTCCGGTGCCATCACCGCCGCCCTGCCCCTCCCTGACGCCATCTCCGGCGACTGGATGACCGACGCGGTGGGTGCCGGCATGTCGCTGGCCACCACGCTCCTGATCATCGCCCCCATGGCCCTGCCCGCACCGACCGGCCGTCATTCGTGGTGGCCGACGGTGACCGCCAGCGTGATCCTTGCCGCAGCCGCCGGGGCGGCGATGACGACGCTCCCTGCCGTTCGCATCCTGGGGCTCGTGGCCGCGCCCGTCCTTGCCTCCCGTACTCGCCCCTGGCAGAACAGCCTCGTCCTGGGCCTCGGGTTGACCGGCGCGACCGCCCTCGCCGCGATGCCGGGCAACGAGATCACTGCGACCACCGCCCAGACCAGGGTCGTCGCCGTCGCGCTCGCGGTCTGCCTCATCCAGGTCGTGGCGTACCGGCTGGAACGCGAACGAGAGCGGGCAGCACGAACCGAGGCGACCCACCGGACCATCCTCGACTCCCTGGCCGAGGCCCTGCTCGTGCTCGACGGCGCCGGTCGGGTGCTGCGGATCAACCCTGCAGCCGGTCGGCTGTTCGCCATCGACCCCGACGCCACGATGGGTACGGCCAACAGCTTCGAGGGCTACGCGTTCACCGATCGCGACGGCCGCCCCATCGCGGCCGAGGATCTCCCCGCTGCGCGTGCCCTCGGTGGCCACCAAGTCGACGGCCAGCTCCTGTGCATGGAACGCCCCGACGGCACCCTCCGATGGATCAGCGCCTCGACGCGCCTGCTGCCCGGCTGCGAGGCCCCCGAGGATCCGGCCGTGGTCATGACCGTCACCGACGTCACCACGAGGCACGAGGCCGAGATGGCCTCGCGCGCCGAGACCACGCAGCTGCGACACCGCGCCCTGCACGACGGCCTGACCGGCCTGCCCAACCGCACCATGCTGATGGACAGGCTGGGCGAGGCACAGCGGACCGCGTTGCGGCGTGGGGCCGGCACCGGCCTGATCGTCGTCGACCTCGACGGCTTCAAGGGTGTCAACGACCACCTCGGCCACGCCGTTGGCGACGAGGTGCTCGTCCAGGTCGCGCTGCGCCTCCGCTCGACCCTGCGGTCCTCCGACACCGCCGCCCGGCTCGGCGGCGACGAGTTCGTGGTCCTCTGCGAGGACCTGCATCCTGGCATGGCCGACCTCGAGGTCAGGCACATCGCCCAGCGCCTGCAGGAGCTGCTGAACCAGGTCTACGTGACCACCAGCGGGCCGGCCGAGATCGGCGCCAGCGTCGGCTGGGCGATCGCGGGTCCGGGCGAGACCCTGGACCTCGACCTGGTCGTGAAGGCCGACGAGGCCATGCTGGCCGACAAGCGGGAGCGCAAGGGCGCACCCGAGGAGCAGCGGCCCGAGGAGCTGGCCCGAAGCGTCACCGTCCCCACCGCTGGTGAGGCGCTGACCGTCTACATCGTGGACGACGACCCAGCGATGCGGTTGCTGGCCGGCCGGATCCTGGAGTCCAGCGGCACCGACCTGATCGTCATCGGCGAGGCCGCCGACGGCGAAACGGCCATCAGGGAGATCGACGAGCTCGCCCCGGACCTGGTGCTGTGCGACGTCATGATGCCGGTCGTCTCGGGCCCCGACGTGGTCGTCGCCGTGCGACGCCACCTTCCCGATCAGCGGTTCATCTTCTGGTCCGCCACGTCCGCGCCGGAGCTCGAACGGTTCGAGGCCGAGCTGCAGGTCCCGTTCGTCCTGAAGGACCGCATCGAGGAGCTGCCCGCTGCGCTGCTGAGGGCAGCCGGTCGTGGACCGTCCGGCGCCCGGGGCGTCATCCCGCAGCCGGAGACGACCGTTCCCTCAAGGTGA